One genomic window of Undibacterium cyanobacteriorum includes the following:
- a CDS encoding M20 aminoacylase family protein has protein sequence MQVFDPILSINEEIIKIRRQIHAHPELCFEEVKTAELVKAKLTEWGISYIEGLADTGVVGIIKKGEAGRAIGLRADMDALPMQEINQFPHASVHPGKMHACGHDGHTAMLLGAAHYLQYHAEFDGTVYLIFQPAEEGGGGARRMIAEGLFEKCPMEAVFGLHNWPGLPAGSFGVREGALMASSNEFKVIVHGKGAHAAQPQKGIDPVMIAVQIAQSWQTIVSRNLNPLEPAVLSLTQIHTGSATNVIPDDATMIGTVRTFSIAALDLIEQRMRTIAEQTALAFDAQVEFQFKRNYPPLVNHASQTEFAVKVMQDLVGSDKVNANVEATMGAEDFAYMLQAKPGCYVFLGNGDGDHRSAGHGLGPCNLHNPSYDFNDDLLPIGASYWVSLVQKYFAK, from the coding sequence ATGCAAGTGTTTGACCCAATTCTCAGTATTAATGAAGAAATTATCAAAATTCGACGACAAATCCATGCACATCCTGAACTTTGCTTTGAAGAAGTAAAGACGGCGGAATTGGTCAAAGCCAAATTGACCGAATGGGGAATTAGTTACATCGAAGGCTTAGCAGATACTGGGGTAGTCGGCATTATCAAAAAAGGCGAAGCGGGTCGTGCAATTGGTTTGCGCGCTGATATGGATGCCTTGCCAATGCAAGAAATTAATCAGTTCCCACACGCTTCAGTCCACCCGGGAAAAATGCATGCATGCGGTCATGATGGCCATACCGCGATGTTGCTTGGCGCAGCCCACTACTTGCAGTACCACGCGGAGTTTGATGGCACGGTGTATTTGATATTTCAACCCGCGGAAGAAGGCGGCGGTGGTGCACGACGGATGATCGCCGAGGGTCTATTCGAAAAATGCCCAATGGAAGCGGTGTTTGGACTGCATAATTGGCCTGGCCTTCCCGCCGGAAGTTTTGGTGTACGCGAAGGCGCTTTAATGGCTTCTTCTAATGAGTTTAAAGTAATCGTGCATGGTAAAGGCGCTCACGCAGCACAACCTCAAAAAGGTATCGATCCAGTGATGATCGCAGTGCAAATCGCGCAAAGTTGGCAAACCATTGTGAGTCGAAACCTTAATCCCCTCGAACCTGCCGTCTTATCCCTCACGCAAATTCATACTGGGAGCGCTACCAACGTCATTCCAGATGATGCAACAATGATCGGCACAGTCAGAACCTTTAGCATCGCTGCCCTTGATTTGATCGAGCAGCGGATGCGAACCATCGCGGAACAAACCGCCCTCGCCTTTGATGCACAAGTCGAGTTTCAGTTTAAGCGCAATTATCCTCCCTTGGTGAATCATGCCTCTCAAACCGAATTCGCGGTAAAGGTGATGCAAGACTTGGTGGGTAGCGACAAAGTCAACGCGAACGTGGAAGCGACGATGGGAGCGGAAGATTTCGCTTATATGCTGCAAGCCAAACCTGGTTGCTATGTCTTTTTAGGGAATGGTGATGGTGATCATCGAAGTGCGGGGCATGGCTTAGGCCCCTGCAATTTACATAATCCTAGCTATGATTTTAATGATGACTTACTACCGATCGGTGCAAGTTATTGGGTAAGCCTGGTGCAGAAGTACTTTGCAAAATAA
- a CDS encoding BTH_I0359 family protein: protein MNIIYNSDQYSVVEFGAESEHEALRFGGYEITDKAVRRECFIGGLLAETFRHDVQQLISSEPSIEEIDEFLGKFDSYMGQNISLH from the coding sequence ATGAACATTATTTATAACAGCGATCAATATAGTGTGGTCGAATTCGGTGCTGAGTCTGAACATGAAGCCTTGCGCTTTGGTGGGTATGAAATTACGGACAAAGCAGTGCGTCGTGAATGTTTTATAGGGGGGCTGCTCGCAGAAACCTTCCGGCATGACGTTCAACAACTGATTTCAAGCGAACCAAGCATAGAAGAAATCGATGAATTTCTTGGCAAATTCGATTCCTATATGGGACAAAATATCTCGTTGCATTGA
- a CDS encoding ATP-binding protein, with protein sequence MTRFLKYGLLIGGALMSVLFFFLITATENSSRFLASNNTFTLLLIANAVVAAGLLAMVSALLWQLIRRYRQREFGSRIMTRLVILFALAGILPGSLIYIVSVQFVTHSIDSWFSVKLDPLLNSGINLGDTALQYTLKDLESKARSMANQLSDPSDASLLPIPIKLSRIREQMQIQEATIISAKGKLIATTNAKRGSFIPEMPSISMIRAAQLEGKFAQIGSHNDHTGEDPSKNLFTETHNKAGADAANQEFLRVIVALPSMGLNNLFQNETNYLQVIQPIPESLDSQAKVFTTAYVEFKERSSSREGLKTMYLVTLTLLLLLAIFGAITAAFLISSQLASPLLMLAEGTKAVAEGNLSPRPIATTSDELGSLTQSFNTMTRQLFEARQTVEKNRTELENAKAYLESVLGNMSAGVMVLDQNWCLVTCNHSVERILKRQFNADIGRPLAQIEGMHVFADAVDKAFSEQQAQSVGGEQQEHWQQQIELPNPSLTRIDGQTQGSSESEVEKGLTLLARGSHLPIASGIGYVIVFDDITNIISAQRSIAWGEVARRLAHEIKNPLTPIQLSAERLQMKLFDKLNESDAQFLNKSTTTIVNQVSSMKRMVDDFRDYAKIPQAVLSRINLSALIDDVLHLYLSGDGRDIIHLKLAPHLPTIMGDATQLRQVIHNLLQNAQDAVLENPKSDQIPRIDVVTEIVHYVSADKSERVAIRLSVIDNGPGFSTKILARAFEPYATSKPKGTGLGLAMVKKIVDEHGGKIDIQNRTDTNGAKVSILLLKLAPELNT encoded by the coding sequence GTGACAAGGTTTCTTAAGTATGGCCTCTTAATCGGCGGCGCTTTGATGAGCGTCTTGTTTTTTTTCCTCATCACAGCGACCGAGAATTCCAGCCGTTTTCTCGCCTCCAATAATACTTTTACTTTGTTATTGATCGCTAATGCGGTGGTAGCAGCAGGTCTCCTCGCGATGGTATCAGCATTGCTTTGGCAATTGATACGTCGCTATCGTCAACGCGAATTCGGTTCGCGCATCATGACGCGCTTGGTTATTTTGTTTGCTCTAGCGGGAATTCTCCCCGGTTCACTGATCTATATCGTTTCGGTTCAGTTCGTCACGCATTCAATTGATTCATGGTTTAGTGTGAAATTGGATCCGCTCTTAAACTCAGGGATTAATCTCGGTGATACGGCGCTTCAGTACACCTTGAAAGATTTGGAATCCAAAGCGCGTAGTATGGCGAATCAATTGTCTGATCCATCGGACGCTAGTCTGCTGCCAATTCCAATTAAGCTATCTCGGATTCGCGAACAAATGCAAATTCAAGAGGCGACTATTATTTCCGCGAAAGGAAAATTGATCGCAACAACGAACGCCAAACGCGGTAGCTTTATCCCAGAAATGCCATCGATAAGCATGATTCGTGCGGCTCAGTTGGAAGGGAAATTCGCTCAGATTGGTAGTCACAATGATCATACTGGCGAAGATCCAAGTAAGAATCTGTTTACCGAAACGCATAACAAAGCAGGTGCGGATGCGGCTAATCAGGAGTTTTTGCGCGTCATCGTAGCGCTTCCGTCGATGGGCCTGAACAATCTGTTTCAGAACGAAACGAACTATCTACAAGTCATTCAACCGATACCAGAATCCTTAGATTCTCAGGCAAAGGTTTTCACAACCGCTTATGTCGAATTTAAAGAGCGCTCATCAAGTCGTGAAGGTCTCAAGACCATGTATTTGGTCACGCTGACTTTGTTACTGTTGTTGGCAATCTTTGGTGCTATCACTGCAGCGTTTTTAATTTCAAGTCAATTGGCATCACCCTTACTGATGTTAGCCGAGGGTACCAAGGCTGTTGCAGAGGGTAATTTGTCGCCGCGCCCTATCGCGACCACATCGGACGAATTAGGTAGTTTGACGCAATCGTTCAATACGATGACCCGACAATTATTTGAAGCACGTCAAACGGTTGAAAAGAATCGAACTGAGTTAGAGAATGCAAAAGCCTACTTAGAGTCGGTCTTGGGCAACATGTCTGCTGGCGTGATGGTGCTGGATCAAAACTGGTGCTTGGTGACCTGTAATCATTCGGTTGAACGTATTTTGAAGCGACAATTTAACGCCGATATTGGACGACCGCTTGCACAAATTGAAGGTATGCATGTGTTCGCTGATGCGGTTGATAAAGCATTCTCAGAGCAACAAGCACAGTCAGTTGGTGGTGAACAACAGGAGCACTGGCAACAGCAAATCGAATTGCCAAATCCAAGCTTGACTCGAATAGATGGGCAAACGCAAGGGAGTTCGGAATCTGAAGTTGAAAAAGGTCTCACCTTGTTGGCCCGTGGATCTCATCTACCGATCGCTTCTGGTATAGGTTATGTCATCGTGTTTGACGACATCACCAATATTATTTCTGCTCAACGTTCCATTGCTTGGGGTGAAGTAGCACGTCGACTCGCGCATGAAATTAAGAATCCATTGACGCCAATTCAGCTGTCGGCAGAACGATTGCAAATGAAGCTGTTCGATAAATTAAACGAGTCGGATGCGCAATTTCTCAATAAAAGCACAACCACAATTGTGAATCAAGTTAGTTCGATGAAGCGCATGGTGGATGATTTCCGTGATTACGCCAAAATCCCTCAGGCCGTTCTCTCTCGTATTAATTTAAGTGCTCTGATCGATGATGTTCTGCACCTGTATTTATCCGGTGATGGACGCGATATTATTCATTTGAAGTTAGCCCCTCATCTTCCAACGATTATGGGTGATGCGACGCAATTGCGTCAGGTGATTCACAACTTATTACAAAACGCGCAGGATGCGGTCTTGGAAAATCCTAAGTCAGACCAGATTCCACGGATTGATGTTGTCACTGAAATTGTGCATTATGTCAGCGCTGATAAATCTGAACGGGTAGCGATTAGGCTATCTGTGATTGATAACGGCCCAGGATTTTCCACAAAAATTCTGGCCCGTGCATTTGAACCATATGCGACTTCTAAACCAAAAGGTACAGGTTTGGGTTTAGCGATGGTGAAAAAAATTGTGGATGAGCATGGGGGTAAAATCGATATTCAAAATCGCACTGACACAAACGGTGCAAAAGTATCGATTTTGCTGTTAAAGTTAGCACCGGAATTAAACACCTAA
- a CDS encoding alpha/beta hydrolase, with amino-acid sequence MSAHVENTEEFFIQSSDGLRLFVRDWKPEKRHKKIGVVIVHGLGEHCGRYIHIARFFCTLGFTVRCFDQRGHGQSDGRRGDTRTAASNLEDLGLIIDDFSEQLDQEPLLFGHSMGGLFACHHALSKPHSITGLILVSPALSVKINRFQSFLFALASKFFPHLGVAHGTNGKYLSHDDEVVYEYQNDPLVHTKISAALFKSMLTSMKYVHAHPHQLKVPLLLMIAGDDQIVDSKGAQNFAEHLDHRLTAASATTITYAHFYHEIFNELDAIKAFDDLRTWLDQKNLMPSQ; translated from the coding sequence ATGAGCGCACATGTTGAAAATACCGAGGAATTTTTTATTCAGAGCAGTGATGGTCTCCGCTTATTTGTGCGCGATTGGAAACCTGAAAAACGACACAAAAAAATAGGTGTCGTGATCGTGCATGGCTTGGGAGAACATTGTGGACGTTACATTCACATTGCACGATTTTTCTGCACCTTAGGATTCACTGTACGTTGTTTTGATCAAAGAGGGCATGGTCAATCAGATGGTCGCCGTGGTGATACCAGAACAGCTGCAAGTAATCTTGAAGATTTAGGCCTCATAATTGACGATTTTTCAGAGCAGCTTGATCAAGAGCCTCTACTATTTGGACATAGTATGGGAGGGCTTTTCGCTTGCCATCATGCATTGAGTAAACCACATAGCATCACTGGATTGATTTTGGTTTCGCCCGCTTTGTCTGTCAAAATTAATCGATTCCAAAGTTTTCTATTTGCTTTAGCATCGAAATTTTTTCCACATCTAGGTGTGGCACATGGCACTAACGGTAAGTATTTATCACACGATGATGAGGTCGTATATGAATATCAAAATGATCCCTTAGTCCATACGAAGATTAGTGCAGCTCTTTTTAAAAGCATGTTGACCTCGATGAAGTATGTTCATGCGCATCCGCATCAATTGAAGGTCCCTTTGTTACTGATGATCGCGGGAGATGATCAAATCGTAGACAGTAAAGGTGCGCAAAACTTTGCTGAGCATCTGGATCATAGACTTACAGCGGCAAGTGCGACCACAATCACGTATGCACATTTTTATCACGAAATATTTAACGAATTAGATGCCATTAAGGCTTTTGATGATCTACGAACTTGGTTGGATCAGAAGAATTTGATGCCTAGCCAATAA
- the rsmB gene encoding 16S rRNA (cytosine(967)-C(5))-methyltransferase RsmB, producing the protein MTESTRKTLTRPIISKPAKLAKSASTKKPHRASQTVNENRKPRQTPYDIKPDTRVSISPDQPELLALKADSLALSLSAAAQAVSYVLDGTALPQALSRVFAQEEYTPQMRGAIQDISYRTMRQVGRVDALITLMTNKPVEPPLLYSLLCCALSLLVVEADETPPYSEFVVVDQAVNAASSNSHMVFAKGMVNAVLRRFLREKESLIPTVLKQPAAMWNYPQWWVDQTKAAYPDTWQAILKSGNLPPPMTLRVNRRISNIEYYLKTLKEHGIEAKQIGPSAIQLKRPLPVTQIPGFEQGVVSVQDAAAQLAAPLLDLQDGMRVLDACAAPGGKTGHILELAQVELLAIETDAKRIERIHENLARLQLFAEIKQGDASRMNWWDGKAFDRILADVPCTASGVVRRHPDIRWLRRKSDAAQLAVTSTRILDNLWKMLKPGGKLLLVTCSIWPIESEKQAQSFAERHGARRFPAPGQLLPTSDPDNEHDGLFYALFQKPEE; encoded by the coding sequence ATGACTGAATCCACGCGAAAAACCTTAACACGACCAATCATTAGTAAGCCAGCGAAGCTAGCGAAATCAGCTAGCACAAAGAAACCTCATCGGGCCTCGCAAACTGTTAATGAAAATCGGAAACCTCGTCAAACTCCTTACGATATCAAACCCGATACAAGGGTTTCGATCAGTCCAGATCAACCAGAATTATTAGCTCTCAAAGCTGATTCCTTAGCTCTTAGCTTATCTGCGGCTGCACAGGCGGTATCTTACGTGTTAGATGGGACGGCCCTTCCACAGGCTTTGTCCCGGGTTTTTGCTCAAGAAGAATACACGCCGCAAATGCGGGGTGCTATTCAAGACATTTCATATCGCACGATGCGCCAAGTGGGGCGAGTTGATGCGCTCATCACTTTGATGACGAATAAACCTGTTGAGCCTCCCTTGCTGTATAGCTTGTTGTGCTGTGCTCTGAGCTTATTAGTTGTCGAAGCTGATGAAACACCACCGTATAGCGAGTTCGTGGTGGTCGATCAAGCCGTTAACGCGGCTTCTTCAAATAGTCATATGGTATTTGCTAAAGGAATGGTCAATGCTGTCCTTCGGCGCTTCCTGCGAGAAAAAGAAAGTCTCATTCCAACGGTCTTGAAACAACCAGCCGCCATGTGGAATTACCCACAGTGGTGGGTCGATCAAACCAAAGCTGCTTATCCGGATACTTGGCAAGCCATCCTCAAGTCGGGTAATTTGCCACCACCGATGACCTTGCGCGTAAATCGCCGGATCTCGAACATAGAGTATTACCTTAAGACGCTCAAAGAGCATGGGATTGAGGCTAAACAAATTGGCCCATCGGCGATTCAGCTAAAGCGACCATTACCGGTTACGCAAATTCCTGGTTTTGAACAAGGTGTTGTTTCGGTACAGGATGCGGCAGCACAGTTAGCTGCGCCTCTACTCGATCTTCAAGATGGTATGAGAGTGCTTGATGCATGTGCCGCTCCAGGTGGTAAAACTGGGCATATTCTTGAACTGGCTCAAGTTGAATTACTAGCAATCGAAACGGATGCTAAACGGATTGAGCGCATTCACGAAAATTTAGCGCGATTACAATTATTTGCCGAAATTAAGCAAGGCGACGCAAGTCGCATGAATTGGTGGGATGGGAAAGCTTTTGATCGAATACTTGCTGACGTTCCTTGTACAGCCTCAGGTGTGGTGAGACGGCATCCTGATATTCGCTGGTTGCGTAGAAAGTCAGATGCCGCGCAATTGGCGGTCACTTCGACCCGAATTCTCGACAATTTGTGGAAGATGCTGAAACCAGGTGGAAAACTCCTATTGGTGACTTGTTCAATTTGGCCGATTGAATCAGAAAAACAAGCGCAATCTTTTGCTGAGAGACATGGTGCACGACGTTTTCCAGCGCCTGGTCAGTTGCTACCGACGTCAGATCCAGACAACGAACATGATGGTTTGTTTTATGCCCTCTTTCAAAAACCAGAGGAATGA
- a CDS encoding response regulator yields MANILVVDDEMGIRELLSEILGDEGHVVQLAENAQQAREARAQARPDLVLLDIWMPDTDGVTLLKEWQRDGLLTMPVIMMSGHATIDTAVEATRIGALNFLEKPIALQKLLKAVQQGLTRNIEPPRPVTPISRISTMDTPASPAPVAQFSQPAQTFDNRDFSLGNQMMQNNQHNFGSLSFDLPLREARDAFERIYFEYHLHREGGSMTRVAEKTGLERTHLYRKLKQLGVESVKYGKRGE; encoded by the coding sequence ATGGCAAACATATTAGTAGTCGATGACGAGATGGGAATCCGAGAACTACTCTCGGAAATTTTGGGTGACGAGGGACACGTTGTTCAATTGGCTGAAAATGCCCAACAAGCACGCGAAGCAAGGGCTCAAGCAAGACCTGACTTAGTTTTGTTGGATATTTGGATGCCTGATACCGACGGTGTCACTTTGCTTAAAGAATGGCAGCGCGATGGTCTATTGACGATGCCAGTAATTATGATGTCGGGACATGCAACCATTGATACTGCAGTGGAAGCTACTAGAATTGGTGCTTTGAATTTCCTCGAAAAACCGATCGCCCTCCAGAAACTGTTAAAAGCAGTTCAGCAAGGATTGACCCGAAATATTGAACCTCCACGCCCAGTGACACCGATTAGTCGTATCAGCACAATGGATACGCCAGCGAGTCCAGCGCCAGTAGCTCAATTTTCTCAGCCTGCTCAAACATTCGATAACCGTGATTTCTCTCTCGGTAATCAAATGATGCAGAATAACCAGCACAACTTTGGAAGCTTATCGTTCGATCTTCCACTGCGTGAAGCACGTGATGCGTTTGAGCGTATCTACTTTGAGTATCATCTGCATCGAGAAGGCGGCAGTATGACGCGCGTTGCTGAAAAAACAGGTTTAGAGCGCACGCATTTGTATCGCAAGCTTAAGCAATTGGGTGTTGAGTCCGTTAAATATGGTAAGCGCGGCGAATAA
- a CDS encoding DUF4390 domain-containing protein — protein sequence MGNVVRSGMLLLAIFCLSFSCVDSVRAEGIEVTTAKLEASDDGYRVLVGFAFELGSDVRAAINEGIPVSFIAEVEINRPRWYWFDEKTIRSTQTIKIQYDLWRRQYTAAVNGGLKQNFTTLDEVINLVKQPRRWLVAEKNGLSAGANYNVAVRLKLDSSQLSKPMLFTSLSNSGWRLSSDWKRFTFKVEEK from the coding sequence TTGGGCAATGTAGTTCGCTCAGGCATGCTCCTGCTCGCTATTTTCTGTTTGAGTTTTTCTTGTGTTGATTCGGTGCGTGCCGAAGGTATCGAAGTCACCACCGCAAAATTGGAAGCATCCGATGATGGCTATCGCGTGCTGGTTGGTTTCGCATTTGAATTAGGAAGTGACGTCCGCGCGGCTATTAATGAGGGTATTCCAGTTTCCTTTATTGCCGAAGTCGAAATTAATCGACCGCGGTGGTACTGGTTTGATGAAAAAACCATTCGTTCTACACAGACCATTAAGATTCAATATGATTTGTGGCGACGGCAATATACCGCCGCGGTGAACGGTGGATTGAAGCAAAACTTTACGACCTTAGATGAAGTGATCAATCTGGTCAAACAACCGCGTCGATGGTTGGTTGCAGAAAAAAATGGCTTGAGTGCAGGGGCGAACTATAACGTTGCTGTGCGACTTAAATTAGACAGTAGTCAATTATCAAAACCTATGTTGTTCACGAGCTTGAGCAATAGTGGTTGGCGTCTTTCATCTGATTGGAAGCGGTTTACATTCAAGGTGGAAGAGAAGTGA
- a CDS encoding DUF1840 domain-containing protein, whose translation MLVTFQTSATGEITMYQSHIGPVLEKLGKHVEQGVITVGELDSFIQAFEKIMAEDRQQRATEVEIDDDELDEIDKKKKRDFVSLSARLFPLYEMLKVAQKKQKEVIWGV comes from the coding sequence ATGCTAGTTACATTTCAAACTTCTGCAACAGGCGAAATTACGATGTACCAATCACATATTGGTCCCGTGTTGGAAAAATTAGGTAAACACGTCGAACAAGGTGTCATTACGGTCGGTGAACTCGATAGTTTTATTCAAGCATTTGAAAAAATAATGGCCGAGGATCGTCAACAGCGCGCAACCGAAGTGGAAATTGATGATGATGAACTTGATGAAATCGACAAGAAGAAAAAAAGAGATTTCGTAAGTTTGTCTGCACGTCTTTTTCCTCTATACGAAATGCTCAAAGTCGCCCAGAAAAAACAAAAGGAAGTTATTTGGGGCGTCTAA